A DNA window from Pedomonas mirosovicensis contains the following coding sequences:
- the fliG gene encoding flagellar motor switch protein FliG: protein MSAISMEDISRLSGMEKAATFMLALGQEHGRPIWEQLTDDEVKELSAAMSQLGTIKATIVEKLFIHFAAQVSSVGSLYGSYETTERVLTAVLPRDRVSQIMEEIRGPAGRTMWDKLGNVNEAVLASYLKNEYPQTVAVVLQKIRPDHAARVLASLPEDFAMEVVMRMLRMEAVQKEVLDKVEQTLRVEFMSNLARTTRRDSHETIAEIFNFLDRQAEDRFLTALEERNRDSAEKIRALMFTFEDLGRLDSGGVQTLLRNVEKDRLALALKGTSDRLREMFFNNMSERAAKILREDMEAMGPVRLRDVDEAQQYMVNVAKSLADAGEILLADTKGEDELIY, encoded by the coding sequence GTGAGCGCCATTAGCATGGAAGACATCAGCCGCCTGAGCGGGATGGAGAAGGCTGCAACCTTCATGCTCGCCTTGGGCCAGGAGCATGGCCGCCCGATCTGGGAGCAGCTCACCGATGACGAGGTGAAGGAGCTGTCCGCTGCCATGTCGCAGCTGGGCACCATCAAGGCCACCATCGTCGAGAAGCTGTTTATTCACTTCGCCGCGCAGGTTTCCTCGGTCGGATCGCTCTATGGCTCCTACGAGACCACGGAGCGCGTGCTCACCGCGGTGCTGCCGCGCGACCGCGTGTCCCAGATCATGGAGGAAATCCGGGGCCCTGCTGGCCGCACCATGTGGGACAAGCTGGGCAACGTGAACGAGGCGGTGCTGGCAAGCTACCTCAAGAACGAATATCCGCAGACCGTCGCCGTGGTGCTCCAGAAAATCCGTCCGGACCATGCCGCGCGGGTGCTGGCCTCCCTGCCGGAGGATTTCGCCATGGAAGTGGTGATGCGTATGCTCCGCATGGAAGCGGTGCAGAAGGAAGTGCTCGACAAGGTGGAGCAGACGCTGCGCGTCGAATTCATGAGCAACCTTGCGCGCACCACCCGGCGCGACAGCCACGAGACCATTGCGGAAATTTTCAACTTCCTCGACCGGCAGGCGGAAGACCGCTTCCTCACTGCGCTGGAAGAGCGCAACCGCGATTCCGCCGAGAAGATCCGCGCGCTCATGTTCACGTTCGAGGATCTGGGCCGGCTCGACTCCGGCGGCGTGCAGACCCTGCTCCGCAATGTGGAGAAGGACCGGCTGGCGCTGGCCCTCAAGGGCACGTCGGACAGGCTGCGCGAGATGTTCTTCAACAACATGTCGGAGCGCGCCGCGAAAATCCTGCGCGAGGACATGGAGGCCATGGGCCCGGTGCGCCTGCGCGATGTGGACGAGGCCCAGCAGTACATGGTCAACGTCGCCAAGTCGCTTGCCGACGCCGGAGAAATTCTCCTCGCCGATACCAAGGGCGAGGACGAGCTGATCTACTAA
- a CDS encoding FliH/SctL family protein: protein MKVVPFTFDSAFDGGASEAKAKAEAQFREELTAVRAAARAQGFEEGYTQAKQELEAATLACLQQLLAQMGGVTAEMERVKRDLAAEAAALVVPMAEAMAGMEIQRRPHDLLDRFVQQVFEEHATEPRLVIRVADTLLDAVKGRVESLAAAYGFQGRLIFLAEATLAPGDCLIEWPDGGIEVRAAHRLAQVREKAEAFIASLEQGAPGGSAPSHGPEGIA, encoded by the coding sequence ATGAAAGTTGTCCCCTTCACGTTCGACAGCGCCTTTGATGGCGGCGCGAGCGAAGCCAAGGCCAAGGCCGAGGCGCAGTTCCGCGAGGAACTGACGGCGGTGCGCGCCGCAGCGCGCGCGCAAGGGTTCGAGGAAGGCTACACCCAGGCCAAGCAGGAACTGGAAGCGGCAACGCTTGCCTGCCTGCAACAGCTTCTCGCGCAGATGGGCGGCGTGACGGCCGAGATGGAGCGGGTGAAGCGCGACCTGGCGGCCGAGGCGGCTGCGCTTGTCGTGCCCATGGCTGAAGCCATGGCCGGCATGGAAATCCAGCGCCGCCCCCACGACCTGCTCGACCGCTTCGTGCAGCAGGTTTTCGAAGAGCACGCCACCGAACCGCGCCTCGTCATCCGCGTGGCCGACACCCTGCTGGATGCGGTCAAGGGCCGGGTTGAATCGCTGGCGGCCGCCTACGGCTTCCAGGGCCGCCTGATTTTTCTTGCCGAGGCGACGCTCGCCCCCGGCGACTGCCTCATCGAATGGCCGGACGGCGGCATCGAGGTGCGCGCGGCCCACCGCCTCGCCCAGGTGCGCGAGAAGGCGGAAGCTTTCATTGCATCGCTTGAGCAGGGCGCGCCCGGAGGCTCCGCCCCATCTCATGGACCTGAAGGAATCGCGTAA
- the fliN gene encoding flagellar motor switch protein FliN, protein MAEPNDPKNSVTLDDLSNAPLSPDEMRRTAPVDEPDTHSAAELEAVFDVPVTVQAVLGKTALEVSQLLKLAPGAIVELDRRVGEAIDIYVNNRLVARGEVVLVDEHLGVTMTEIIKTDRT, encoded by the coding sequence ATGGCCGAGCCCAACGATCCTAAGAATTCGGTGACGTTGGACGACCTGTCCAATGCTCCCCTCTCGCCTGACGAGATGCGTCGCACCGCGCCGGTCGACGAGCCGGACACCCACTCCGCCGCGGAACTGGAGGCGGTGTTCGACGTGCCGGTGACAGTGCAGGCCGTGCTCGGCAAGACCGCGCTCGAGGTAAGCCAGCTCCTGAAGCTCGCGCCCGGCGCGATCGTCGAGCTGGACCGGCGCGTCGGCGAGGCCATCGATATTTACGTCAACAACCGGCTCGTCGCCCGTGGCGAGGTGGTGCTGGTGGATGAGCACCTGGGCGTCACCATGACGGAAATCATCAAGACGGACCGCACATGA
- a CDS encoding flagellar M-ring protein FliF C-terminal domain-containing protein, protein MPITCRKTTRRTSSRAPAPSSTSNEVSEQIEYQNSRTHTTTMRNAGSIKRLSVAVMVDGVYAGEGDKATYKPRPPQELEQFRRLVQNAIGYDEGRGDSVVVENLRFAQTNDGLGTEAGSLPLGLESDSLIRLAEIGVIGLLGLLGFFFILRPILKAMKGQAQPAAPEGQPAQIQAPAERLALAPPDNVYIPQELIERAAAGDEEAIRMIQVTRGKELGIPVESEIDVAQIEGKLKTSALKKVGDVIERNPSEAVAIIRQWMYS, encoded by the coding sequence TTGCCAATAACCTGCCGGAAAACAACGCGCAGAACCAGCAGCCGGGCGCCAGCTCCAAGCAGCACCTCGAACGAGGTATCGGAGCAGATCGAATACCAAAACTCGCGTACGCACACGACGACGATGCGGAACGCCGGTTCGATCAAACGCCTGTCGGTCGCGGTGATGGTGGACGGCGTCTACGCCGGCGAAGGCGACAAGGCCACCTATAAGCCCCGCCCCCCTCAGGAACTGGAACAGTTCCGCCGCTTGGTGCAGAACGCCATCGGCTATGATGAAGGCCGCGGCGACAGCGTGGTGGTGGAGAACCTGCGCTTTGCCCAGACCAACGATGGACTGGGCACTGAAGCCGGCTCCCTCCCCCTCGGCCTGGAATCCGACTCCCTGATCCGTCTGGCGGAAATCGGCGTCATCGGCCTGCTTGGCCTGCTTGGGTTCTTCTTCATCCTGCGCCCGATATTGAAGGCCATGAAGGGGCAGGCCCAGCCGGCCGCTCCGGAGGGACAGCCGGCGCAGATCCAGGCGCCGGCAGAGCGGCTGGCGCTGGCGCCGCCGGACAATGTGTACATTCCCCAGGAGCTGATCGAGCGCGCCGCCGCCGGCGATGAAGAGGCGATCCGCATGATCCAGGTCACGCGGGGCAAGGAGCTTGGCATTCCCGTGGAATCCGAAATCGACGTGGCGCAAATCGAGGGCAAGCTGAAAACATCCGCCCTGAAGAAGGTCGGCGATGTGATCGAGCGCAACCCCTCCGAAGCCGTCGCCATTATCCGCCAGTGGATGTATTCGTGA